The Deinococcus aquaticus genomic interval CGCGCAGGGCGACACCATCACCATGTTCGCCGAGGGCCGCGTCCTGCTGCCGCACCCGGAACTGGACGCCCTGGTGGCCGAGGCCCGCGCCCTGCACGCCGCCGGTCCCGCCCCGCGCCCCCCGACGGGGCAGGAACGCTTCCGGCTGATCGAGGAGGTCATGGACGCCCGCGCCCTGGCCGACGCGGGCGACCCGCTGCACGTGCTGCTGGCCTGCCACGCGGCGGAACTGGCCCTGGAAGGCCTGTTCGGCATGCGCGGCTGGTGGCGGGTCAAGCCCCAGCGCTGGCTGCCCACGTTGCAGGAGCGGGACCCGGCCGCCGCCCACGACCTGCGCACGTTGCTGACCACCCCGGACGCCCACACGCGGCAATCGGCGCTGGAAGCCCTGGCCGTCCGCGTGACCGGCGACCTGACGTACCAGGAAGGCGGCAGCGAACCGGTGCTGGTGCCATAGTGCCGGTGTCATACGGATTCCGTTTATTCCGCTCGGATTGAACGGCTTTATAAGCCATTCAATCGGAGTCCGTATCATAGGGGCTGGTGCCCTGAGCCGGGGCTGCCCGCAGGACGCGTGGGCTAAGGTTTCCGTCAGAGCCGCCCCGGTACGCTGCCCGGCATGATCGAGGTCAGTGGGTACACCAAACGCTACGGGCGGCACGAGGCCGTCAGCGACCTGAGTTTCAACGTGCAGCCCGGCGCGGTGTTCGGCCTGCTGGGCAGCAACGGGGCAGGGAAGACCACTACCATCCGCGCGCTCGTCGGCCTGACCCGCCCCACGAGCGGCACGGTGCGCGTGCAGGGCTTCGACGTCTGGAAGGACCCCATCAGGGCCAAGGCGGCGTTCGGGTACATCCCGGACCGCCCGTACCTGTACGGCAAACTGACGGCGCGCGAACTGCTGCGCTTCGTGGCCCAGCTGTACAGGGTGGACGGTGCCGACGCCGGGATCGACCGCTGGCTGGAGTTCTTCCGCCTGACCGACTTCGGGAACGAACTGATCGAGACGTACTCGCACGGCATGCGGCAGAAGGTCGCCATCATCGCCGCGCTGCTGCCCGACCCGCCCGTGCTGATCGTGGACGAACCCATGGTGGGCCTCGACCCGCACGCCGCGCGGCAGGTGCGTGAACTGTTCCGCGCGCACGCCGACCGGGGACGCACGGTGCTGCTCACCACGCACTCGCTGCCGCTGGCCGAGGCGGTATGCGACCGACTGGTCGTGCTGGACCGCGGCAAGGTGCTGGGTCAGGGCACCATGGACGACCTGCGCGCCCGCACCGGCACCGAGGCCGGAGGCGTGCACGGCGACAGTCTGGAACGCATCTTCTTCCGCCTGATCGAGGAGGAACAGGCCGAGGCGCAGGCCCACGCCGAACACCAGACCGGAGCGGCGGAACGCGCGTGACCACCGCTCCCAGTCCGGCCCCCACTCCCGCCCCGGCGTCTGCGCGCCCACCGGCCCGGCCCAGCCTGCTGCGCGTGAAACTGCTGTCCCTGCGGCACACCCTGCAACGCGGTCCGAAATGGGGGTACGCGCTGGTCGGCACGCTCGCCGCGCTGCTGGTCGTGGCCGAGGTGATCGGCACCTGGCGGGCGCTGACCTTCCTGGCCACCTTCGGGGACATCGGCCTGAACGTCTTTTCCCGCGTGCTGGAAATCGGCCTGATCACCCTCGCCAGCGGCGTCACCTTCAGCGCCACCACCGCCGCCATCAGTACCCTGTACCTCAGTGACGACCTGAACTTCCTGCTCACGCAGCCCGTCCCCACCTGGCGGGTGTTCGCCCTGAAGGTCAGCGAGACATTCCTGAACGCCGCGCTCGTCCCGGTGTTCCTGACGCTGCCGCTGCTGCTGACCGTCGCCGCGTACTTCCACGCGCCCGTCTGGGCGTACCCGGTCATGCTGCTGGCCGACCTGCTGGTGTTCGCCGCGCCCGTCGGACTGGGCGCGCTGCTGGCCGTCGCCCTGATGCGCTTCGCGCCGGTCGGCCGGGTCCGCGAGGTCAGCACCGCGCTGGGCGTGCTGATCAGCGCCGGACTGGTGTACGCCATCCGCGCCCTGCGCCCCGAGGTGCTGGTCCAGAAACTCCAGGACCCCAGCAAGGTCGAGGCGTTGCTGCGTGACTTCGCCGGGCCGTCCAGCCCGCTGCTGCCGCCCTCCTGGGCCGCGCAGGGCATCTGGCAGGCCGCGCACGGTCACCTCGCCGCGCCGCTGCTGCCGCTGCTGCTGCTGACGGGCACGCTGCTGCTCGGCGCGACCCTGCTCGCCACGAAGGCCTACCAGGAAGGCTGGGCACGTGCCCTGGACTCCAGCACCCCCCGCCTGGACCCCACCCCCCGCCGCGCCGGACGCACCGAACGCCTGCTGAACCGCCTCGGCCCCGGCGGCGCGCTGGCCGCCAAGGACCTGCGCGTCACGCTGCGCGACCCCACCCAGTGGAGCCAGCTGCTCGTCGTCGTCGCGCTGGCCGGCGTGTACCTCGTCAGCGTCAAGGCCGTGCCCATCCCGGTGCCGCAGTTCCGGGGCATCCTCGGGTACATCCAGCTGGCCTTCCAGGGGTTCATCATCGCCGGGATCGCCGTGCGCCTCGCCTTCCCCGCCGTGTCCACCGAGGCGCGGGCGTACTGGCTGCTGCGCACCGCGCCCATCGACCCGCGCCAGATCGTCCTCAGCAAGTTCCTGGGCGTGCTGCCCGTCACGCTCACGGTCGGCCTCGTCATGGGTGTCGCCAGCGCCCTGAGCATGAGCCTCGGCCCCACCCTGCTGCTGCTCAGCGTACTCGTCAGCGTCAGCAACGCCTTCGTCATCACCGCGCTCGGCGTCGGCCTGGGCGCCGCCGCCCCCAAATTCGACGCCGACAACCCCGCCGAGATCGGCGTCAGCCCCGGCGGCCTCGCCTTCATGGGCCTCAGCCTCGCGTACTCGGTGCTGTGCCTGCTGCTGCTCGCCCGGCCCGCCGCCGGCAGCGTCCTGCGCCCCGACCTGTACCCCGGTTACAGCGCCCTGACCACCCCGGAAGGCATCCTGGGATTGATCGGACTGGCACTGGCGACCATCCTCGGCACGTACCTCAGCCTCCGCACCGGCTGGCAACGCCTCGACCGGCTGGAATAGCCGTCAGTCAGGGCCGGTGCGCGGCGCCCGCCCCGACCACCGTGTGCCAGCGCCGCACCTCCCAGGTGCCCACCAGTCCGCCCAGCACGTACGGGTCCGTGCGGGCGAACAGCTCGGCGGCGTCCGGGGTGTCGCCCTGGAACAGCAGGGCGGCGCCGTCCACCGGGTCGGCCAGCGCGCCCCCCAGCAGCAGGTCGCCCCGGTCGGCGGCGGCCTGCGCGTGCGCGAGGTGCGCCGCCCGCAGCGGTTCGCGCCGCGTGACGTAGTCGGGGACGAGGTCGCGGTACAGCAGCAGGAAGTGCATGCGGGCAGTGTACCGGGGGGTGGAAACGGACGTGCGCCGCCCTGTGGCTGGGCGGCGCACGGTCCTGACGGTTCGGTTCAGTCCTTGACGAGTTCGATGTCGGCCAGTTCGCTGATGGGCAGGCCCCACTTGTTCATCGCGTCGAAGAAGGGATCGGGGTCGAGCTGCTCGACGTTCCACACGCCGGGCTGCATCCACTCGCCCTGGAGCATCAGCATCGCGCCGATCATGGCGGGCACGCCGGTGGTGTAGCTGACGCCCTGCGCCTGCACCTCGCGGTAGCAGTCGGCGTGGTCCTTGACGTTGTACACGAAGTGCACCTTGGGCTGGCCGTCCTTGCCGATGCCCTTGGCCTGCACGCCGATGCAGGTCTGGCCGCTGTACCCGGCGGCAAGGCTTTCGGGGGCGGGGAGGACGGCTTTCAGGAACTCGATCGGGGCGACTTTCATGCCGCGGAAGTCGATGGGTTCGATGCTGGTCATGCCGATGCCTTCGAGGACGTTCAGGTGCTTGATGTACGCCTCGCCGAAGGTCATCCAGAAGCGGGCGCGCTTGATGGTCGGGAAGTGCTTGACGAGGGACTCGAGTTCCTCGTGGTACAGCACGAAGCTCTTGCGGGTGGCGACTTTGGGGTAGTAGATGTCCTGGCTGATTTCCAGGGGCTGGGTTTCGACCCACTGGCCGTTTTCCCAGTAGCGGCCGTTGGCGGTGATCTCGCGGATGTTGATTTCCGGGTTGAAGTTCGTGGCGAAGGCCTTGCCGTGGTTGCCGTTGTTGCAGTCCACGATGTCCAGGTAGTGGATTTCCTGGAAGTGGTGCTTGGCGTGGTGCGCGGTGAACGCCTGGGTGGCGCCGGGGTCGAAGCCGCAGCCGAGCAGCGCCATCAGGCCCTTCTCCCTGAAGCGGTCCTGGTACGCCCACTGCCAGGAGTACTCGAACTTGGCGACGTCCTTGGGTTCGTAGTTGGCGGTGTCCAGGTAGTGCACGCCGGTTTCCAGGCAGGCGTCCATGATGGTCAGGTCCTGGTAGGGCAGGGCGACGTTGATGACCATCACGGGTCCGAAGTCGTTGATCAGCTTGACCAGTTCCGGGACGTTGTCGGCGTCGACGGTGGCGGTGGTGAACACGGCCCGGCTGTCAGGCATGTGCTCCTTGATTTCGGCGACGATCTTGTCGGCCTTGGCGACGGTGCGCGTGGCGATCAGCACTTGGGTGAAGACGCTGTCGTTCTGGGCGCATTTCTTGGCGACGACGTTGGCGACGCCGCCCGCTCCGATGATGATGACCTTGCTCATGGGCGCATCTTACCGTGCCGGGTGTGGCCGGCTGGTCAGGGTAGGGTGTGGGGCGTGAGCAAGCGTCCCGGCCAGATCAGTCAGAAAGACCAGTCCCGTCAGAAAGCCGCGCAGTCCCAGCCGTCGGCCCGGCAGCGGTCTTCATCCCGGCAGGCCGTGTCGGCTGCGCCGGGTGGGGTGCGGGAGGTCACGCCGGAGATGCGGGCACGCACGGCCCGCACGTTCGGGCTGGTGATTCTGGGCTTCGTGGCGGGAATCGCGTTGATGGTGGCGGTCCTGTCGGCGCAGGGGCGCGCGCTGCGGGAGTACGCGGTGCGGGTGCAGACGGCGGTGCTGGCGACCGGGCCGTCCGTGAACGTGTCGTACGGGCAGCCGTGCGTGGACGCGCTGCCGGGGGCGTTGCCGTCCGGGGTGCTGTCGTGTGACGTGCAGGTCAGCAGCGGGCAGGTGTCGGTGCTGATGCAGCTGGAGCGTGACCGTGAGTTCCGGCTGGCGCCGAAAGCGGCCGCCGCGCCGTGAGGCTGGGCTGTCAGGCAGGACTGGTCGGCATTCACGCCGGGTGCCAATCAGGGTGAGGCGGGGCTTGACTCTTGCCTTAGTATTCCCTCACGCTATTGAGAAGCCTTCCTATTAAGGTAGGAGGGTTCAGCGTCCACCCACCCACTCCCGGTCCCCGCAGCGGCCCCTGCCCCCCAGGCGCCCATCCACACAGGAGAGCACCATGCCCGACCAGAAAGACACCGTCTACGCGCCTAACGAGTCCGCCGACATGAAAACCACCGCCCCCCAGGCCCCCCAGGGACGCCTGACCAACCACTCCGGCAACGCCGCCCCCAGCAACACCAACAGCCTCACCGCCGGCGAGCGCGGCCCCGTGCTGCTGCAGGACTGGCACCTGCTCGAACGCATGGCGCACTTCAACCGCGAGCGCGTCCCCGAGCGCGTCGTGCACGCCAAGGGTAGCGGCGCGTTCGGTACCTTCCGCGTCACGCGCGCCATCCCGGAACTGACGGCCGCAGGGCTCTTCCAGAAGGAAGGCGCCGAGTGCCGCATGCTGGCCCGCTTCAGCACCGTCGCCGGTGAACGCGGCTTCCCCGACACCGTCCGCGACCCGCGCGGCTTCGCGCTGAAGTTCTACACCGAGGACGGCAACTGGGACATGGTCGGCAACAACACGCCGATCTTCTTCGTGCGTGACGCCATCAAATTCCAGGACTTCATCCACAGCCAGAAACGCCACCCGGTCACGGGACGGCGCAGCAACGCCATGCAGTTCGACTTCTGGGGCCTGCGCCCCGAGAGCCTGCATCAGGTCATGTACCTGTTCGGCGACCGTGGCCTGCCCCGCTCCTACCGCTTCATGAACGGCTACTCCAGCCACACGTACAGCCTCTGGAACGAGCAGGGCGAACGCTTCTACGTCAAGTGGCACTTCCACAGCCAGCAGGGCGTGCAGAACCTCACCGAGGACCTCGCCGCGAAGATCGCCTCCGAGAACAGCGACTACCACTTCCAGGACCTGTTCGACGCCATCGACCAGGGCGACTACCCCAAGTGGACCGTCAGCATCCAGGTCATGCCCGAGGCGGACGCCGAGACGTACCACATCAACCCCTTCGACCTCACCAAGGTCTGGCCGCACGCCGACTACCCCCTGATGCAGGTCGGGGAGTTCGAACTGAACGAGAACCCCCAGAACTACTTCGCCGAGATCGAGCAGGCCGCCTTCGAGCCCAGCAACATGCCGCGCGGCTTCGGTGCCAGCCCCGACAAGATGCTCCAGGCCCGCCTCATGAGCTACGCCGACGCCCACCGCTACCGCATCGGCATCAACTACGCCGCGCTGCCCGTGAACAAGGCCGCCTGTCCCGTCATGACCTACCACCGTGACGGCCAGACGCGCTTCGACGGGAACTTCGGCGGTACGCCCGTGTACGAACCCAACTCGTACGGCGGCCCCGACGTGCCCGCGGACACCCTGCAGGAACCCCCCATGCCGCTGGGCAGCATGGCCGACCGCTTCGGCTGGCCCGAGGACGACGCCGACCTGTACGGCCAGCCCCGCGAGCTGTACCGCGTCATGAGCGAAGGCGAACGCGGCCGCCTCGCCATGAACTTCGCCGGAGCCCTGGCGGGCGTGCCCGACTTCATCGTGGACCGCTTCGTGGGCCACCTGGAGAAAGTCTCGGCCGAACTGTCCAGCGGCGTCCGCGACGGCATCGCCAAGAAACGCGCCATAGCCAAACCCGAACTGACCGACCTGCTGACCGAAACGCACACCCACGCGGCCGGCGGCGACCAGAAACCCCAGATGGCCGTCAGCGCCGACGACTGATCCGCAGCCCGGATTGACAGGCCCGCGCGGCCTCCCGATCCGGTCCTGATACGGATTCCGTTTGTTTCGTTAACAGATCGGAACACCACCGATCTGTTAACTCCACGTCCGGAACCCGTTTTGCTCCCACTCGCTCCGCTCGAATTGAATGGCTTTATAAGCCATTCAATCGGAGTCCGTATGAGCAAGCGACAGCAAGATCAGACAGCACAGAGGTGGACCCTGGGTGAAAGCCCGGAGGTCCACCTCTGTGCTGTCTGCCGTTCTGTTCCGCTGTTGCTGCGAGCCTCTCCCTACAGTCTGCCCGGCTGCCGGAGCACGTCCTGCACGCCTTTTTCCTGCGCCTGCACGCGCGCGCTGCCGGGCCGGGCGGGTTTTTCTTTCTCCCAGTGCGGGCGCAGGGCCTCTGTTGTGGTCATTCTCGCTTTGCGTTTCTTCAGAAAGGCTTCATACTGAGGTGAATCAACCGTAACTCACAGTTCCGTCATTCACCTGAACGCTGCTCAGGACCGCTTTACAGGGAAGTTTCACGTGCCGGGGCATACCCGGCAAGGGGGAGAACGTGTTTCCAGCTGCATTCGATTACATCCGCGCCCACTCAGCAGAGGAGGCCCTGGCCGCGCTCGCGCAGCATGGCGCCGAGGCCCGCATCCTGGCCGGCGGGCAGAGCCTGATTCCTGCCATGCGCCTGCGACTCGCCCGCCCGGCCGTGCTGGTCGACCTGGGTGGCGTGAAGGACCTGGGCTACCTACATGAGGAAGGCGGCGAACTGCGCGTCGGCGCCATGACCCGCGACGTGACCCTGGAACGCAACGCGAACGTCCGCGCCCGCTACAGCCTCCTGACCGACACCGGCGCTGTCGTGGCCGACCCGGTCGTGCGCTGCCTGGGCACGGTTGTCGGCAGCCTGTGCCACAGCGACCCCAGCGGCGACTGGGGCGCGGCGGCCCTGGCCGCGCGCGCCGTGATGGTCGCCCGCAGCGCCAGCGGCGAACGCCTGATCCCCATCGACGAGTTCCTGGTGGACTCCTTCCAGACCTCGCTGGAAGAGGGTGAACTGGCCGTCGAGGTGCGCTTCCCCACGCCGGACGGCCGCACGCACGGCTCGTACCAGAAGATCGAGCGCAAGGTCGGCGATTACGCCACCGCCGCCGCCGCCGTGCAGATCACGCTGGGCGAGGACGGCCGCGTCACGCACGCCGGGGTCGCCCTGACCGCTGCGGGCCCCCGCCCGGTGCGTGTGGACGCCGCCGAGAAACTACTGCTGGGCCAACTGCTGACCGAGGACGTCATCCGCGCCGCCAGCGAGGAAGCCCGCGCCGTCAGTGACCCGTTTGCGGACACGCGCGGCAGCGTGGAGTACAAGAAAGACATGGCCCGCGTGCTCGTCGCGCGCGGCCTTCGCGCCAGCGCCGCCCGCCTGGGCACGGGAGTGACCGCATGACCGCCACCGAAACCACCGACACCGCCCTGCGCACCGTGACCCTCAAGGTGAACGGGCAGAACATCCGCCAGGAAGTCGAACCCCGCACCCTGCTTGCCTACGCCCTGCGTGACGCCGGCCTGAAAGGCACGCACGTCGGCTGCGACACCTCCTCGTGCGGCTGCTGCGTCGTGCTGATCGACGGCGACACGCCCGCCAAGTCCTGCACCATGTTCGCCGTGCAGGCCGAAGGGCACGAGATCACCACCGTCGAGGGCCTCGGCAGCCCCGGCGACCTGCACCCCCTGCAACAGGCCTTCTGGGACCAGCACGGCCTGCAGTGCGGGTACTGCACGCCCGGCATGCTCATGACCGCCAAGGCCATGCTTGGGCACAACCCGGACCCCACCGACCAGGAAGTCCGCGAGTTCCTGAGCGGCAACCTGTGCCGCTGCACCGGCTACAACAACATCGTCAAGGCCGTGCAGCAGGCCGCGCGCGTCATGCGCGACGAGGCGCAGGCGCAGGCCCTGGCCGGCATGGTCCCCACTCCCAGCACCGGCACCGCCGAAGGAGGAGCGCAGTGAGCATCGAAACCGACGCCGCGAACAACGCCGGCCCGCAGACCCTGACCATGGGCAAGAGCATGAAACGCAAGGAAGACCCCCGCTTCCTGACCGGGAACGGCAACTACGTGGACGACATGCGCCTGCCCGGCATGCTGTACATGGCCATCGTGCACAGCCCCTACCCGCACGCGAACATCAAGGGGATCGACAAGACGGCCGCGCTGGCCATGCCCGGCGTGAAGGCCGTCATCACCGGCGAGGACCTCGTGGCCGCGTCGCTGGCGTGGCTGCCTACCTTCCACGGCTTCGACAAGCAGATGGTCCTGGCCGTCGGGAAGGTCCTGTTCCAGCATCAGGAAGTCGCGGCCGTGTTCGCCGAGACCCGCGAGGCCGCCCGCGACGCCGCCGAACTGGTCGACGTGGACTACGAACCCCTCGACCCGGTCATCAGTCCCTTCGACTCCATGAAAGACGAGATCATCCTGCGCGACGACCGCGAGGACAAGACCAACCACATCTACCACTGGGACAGCGGCGACAAGGACGGCACCCAGACCGCGCTGGACGACTCCGAGGTCGTGGTCACCGAGCGCATCTACGCGCCCCGCTGCCACCCCGCCCCGCTGGAACCCTGCGGCTGCGTCGCGCAGTTCGACGCCATGGGCCGCCTGCACTTCTGGGTGACCAGTCAGGCGCCGCACGTGTACCGCACCGCCATCTCGCTCGTGACCGGCATCCCCGAGGACAAGATCCGCGTGATCTCCCCGGACATCGGCGGCGGCTTCGGTAACAAGGTCCCGGTGTACCCCGGCTACGTGTGCGCCATCGTGGGCGCCCTGATCCTCAAGACGCCCGTCAAGTGGATCGAGACCCGCACCGAGAACCTCACCACCACCGGCTTCGCCCGCGACTACCACATGGACGTCACCATCGGCGCGAAGAAGGACGGCACCGTCACCGCCCTGAAAGTCAAGACCGTCGCCGACCACGGCGCGTTCGACGCGGCCGCCGACCCCAGCAAGTACCCGGCCGGAATGTTCGGCGTCGTGACCGGCAGTTACCAGTTCCCGGTCGCGTTCGCGGAACTCGATGCGTATTTCACGAACAAGGCGCCGGGCGGCGTCGCGTACCGCTGCTCGTTCCGCGTGACCGAAGCCAGTTACGCCATCGAGCGCGGCATGGACATCCTGGCGCAAAAACTCACCATGGACCCCGCCGAACTGCGCCGCAAGAACTTCGTGCGCAAGGACCAGTTCCCGTACGACAGCGCCCTGGGCTTCACGTACGACAGCGGCGACTACGAAGGCACCATGGACAAGGCCCTGAACCAGATCGGGTACGCCGAACTGCGCCGCGAACAGGTCGAGAAACGCGCCCGTGGCGAGTACATGGGCATCGGCATCAGCACCTTCACCGAGGTCGTCGGCGCCGGACCCAGCAAGCACTTCGACATCCTGGGCATCAAGATGTTCGACAGCGCCGAGATCCGCATTCACCCCACCGGGACCGGCATCATCCGCACCGGCACGAAAAGCCAGGGCCAGGGCCACGAAACCACCTGGGCGCAGATCGTCGCCGAGGAACTCGGCCTGGACCCCCAGAACCTGCTGGTCGAGGAAGGCGACACCGACACCGCCCCCTACGGCCTGGGCACCTACGCCAGCCGCAGCACCCCGGTCGCCGGAGCTGCGCTGGCCCTCGCCGCCCGCCGCGTGCGCGAGAAAGCCAAGAAAGTCGCCGCGCACCTGCTGGAAGCCGCGACTGAAGACATCGAATGGGTCGAGCATAAATTCCAGGTGATGGGTGCCCCCAGCCGCAGCGTCACCATGAAAGAAGTCGCATTCGCGGCGTACACCAACCCCGGCGAGGGCAACGAACCCGGCCTGGAAGCCAGCCTGTACTACGACCCGCCCAACATGACCTTCCCGCACGGCGCGTACATCGCCGTCGTGGACGTCGACGCCGAGACCGGCGAGGTCAAGGTCCGCCGCTTCCTCGCCATCGACGACTGCGGCACCGTCATCAACCCCATGATCGTCGAGGGACAGGTGCACGGCGGCCTCACTGAGGGCTTCGCCATCGCCTTCATGCAGGAAATCCCCTACGACGAACAGGGCAACAACATGGCCCCGAACTTCATGGAGTACCTGATCCCCACCAGCGTCGAAGCGCCCGTCTGGGAGACCGGCAGCACCGTCACGCCCAGCCCCCACCACCCCATCGGCGCCAAGGGCGTCGGCGAGAGCCCCAACGTCGGCAGTCCCGCCGCGTTCGTGAACGCCGTCATGGACGCCCTGTCGCCCCTGGGTGTCACGCACATCGACATGCCCCTGACCCGCGAGAAAGTCTGGAAGGCCATCCGCAACGCAGAAGCCGCCGCCGCGAGCGACTGACCCCTCCGGCCCTGCGGGCCACCTCCCCTTAGAGGGGAGGCTGAAACTGAAGTGGCTCCCCTTAAAGGGGAGCTGTCACCGCAGGTGACTGAGGGGTTGCAGGTGACCCAGGAGTTGCCCCCGACATCGACCTTCTTCCCCCGCCCCTCACCGGGCGGGTGTATCCATTGGAGACCGTATGACGAGGATTCCGTCTGTTTCGTTACCAACCCGGAAGGGCGCCGGGTTGCCAACTCCACGCCCGGAACCCTCTTTGCTCCTTCTCGCTCCGCTCGGATTGATCGGTTTTTACAAACCGTTCAATTGGAGACCGTATGACCCCTGATCCCCAGCGTCCCACCGGGGACACCGAATTCATTCCCGACCTGCCCGAACGGCTGGCATGTCTGGCGCGCGAGGGTGCGTCGGCGGTCGTGGCGACGGTCGTGTCGCGCCGCGCGCCCGTGTCGGCGCAGGTGGGCGATAAGGCCCTGATTCACGCGGACGGTCGCATGGAGGGCTTCGTGGGCGGCGCTTGTTCCCGCGAGATCGTGCGGCGGCAGGCACTGCTGGCGTTGCAGGGCGGGCAGGCGCGGCTGGTGCGGATCGTGCCGGGCGCCGCGCCGGACGCCGAGCACGCCTTCGCCGAGCGGGTCACGGTGCCCATGAACTGCGCGTCGGAAGGGGAGAGCGAGGTGTTCCTGGAACCGCTGCTGCCGCCGCGCCTGCTGATCGTGGTGGGCCACACGCCGGTCGCGCGGGCCATCTCTGCGCACGCTGGCCTGATGGGTGACCGCGTGTGGCGCGTGCTGGACGACGACGAGGTGGCGGACGAGCCGGACGCCGTGCCGCTGGGCACCCTGACCGCCCGCCTGTCGGCCCTGCCTGCCGCGCAGCGCGCGCGGGTGCGCAGCGTCGTGGCCTCGCAGGGACATTACGACGAGACGGCAATCGAGGCGTTGCTGCGCGCCCAGCCGAACCCGGTGGGCCTGCTGGCCAGCCCGAAACGCGCCGCGAACGTCCGCGAGACGCTGGCCATGCTGAGCTCCTTCGGGGAGGCGGACCTGGGCCGCATCCGTGCGCCCGTGGGCCTGAACGTGGGCGCCCGCACCCCGCACGAGGTGGCGCTGAGCGTGCTGGCAGAACTGGTGCAGCTGGACCGGCAGGCGTCCGGGCCGACCCGATCAGTGTCTGAGCAGCTCCCGGCCGTGCCCGCCGCGCCCACTGCTGAACCGTCACCTGCGCCACCCACGCTGCTGGCGCAGGTGATGGACCTGCCTGCCCTGACCGTCCTGAACGCCGCACCTACCGCCCCGGCAGAGGCGGGCAGCGCCGTGGACCCGGTGTGCGGCATGACCGTCACCCTCCCGGCCCGGCATACTGCCGAACTGGACGGGCAGACGTACGCCTTCTGTTGCCCGCACTGCAAGGCCCGCTTCCTGAAAGACCCGGCGCGCTACCTGACGGCCTGAGCGCGGCGTTCAGCGGCGGTTCGTCTTGCCGAACAGGCCGTCCACGGGTGCCGGGGCCACTGCCTGCCCGATCAGGTTCAGGATCTCTG includes:
- a CDS encoding aerobic carbon-monoxide dehydrogenase large subunit, with protein sequence MSIETDAANNAGPQTLTMGKSMKRKEDPRFLTGNGNYVDDMRLPGMLYMAIVHSPYPHANIKGIDKTAALAMPGVKAVITGEDLVAASLAWLPTFHGFDKQMVLAVGKVLFQHQEVAAVFAETREAARDAAELVDVDYEPLDPVISPFDSMKDEIILRDDREDKTNHIYHWDSGDKDGTQTALDDSEVVVTERIYAPRCHPAPLEPCGCVAQFDAMGRLHFWVTSQAPHVYRTAISLVTGIPEDKIRVISPDIGGGFGNKVPVYPGYVCAIVGALILKTPVKWIETRTENLTTTGFARDYHMDVTIGAKKDGTVTALKVKTVADHGAFDAAADPSKYPAGMFGVVTGSYQFPVAFAELDAYFTNKAPGGVAYRCSFRVTEASYAIERGMDILAQKLTMDPAELRRKNFVRKDQFPYDSALGFTYDSGDYEGTMDKALNQIGYAELRREQVEKRARGEYMGIGISTFTEVVGAGPSKHFDILGIKMFDSAEIRIHPTGTGIIRTGTKSQGQGHETTWAQIVAEELGLDPQNLLVEEGDTDTAPYGLGTYASRSTPVAGAALALAARRVREKAKKVAAHLLEAATEDIEWVEHKFQVMGAPSRSVTMKEVAFAAYTNPGEGNEPGLEASLYYDPPNMTFPHGAYIAVVDVDAETGEVKVRRFLAIDDCGTVINPMIVEGQVHGGLTEGFAIAFMQEIPYDEQGNNMAPNFMEYLIPTSVEAPVWETGSTVTPSPHHPIGAKGVGESPNVGSPAAFVNAVMDALSPLGVTHIDMPLTREKVWKAIRNAEAAAASD
- a CDS encoding XdhC family protein, yielding MTPDPQRPTGDTEFIPDLPERLACLAREGASAVVATVVSRRAPVSAQVGDKALIHADGRMEGFVGGACSREIVRRQALLALQGGQARLVRIVPGAAPDAEHAFAERVTVPMNCASEGESEVFLEPLLPPRLLIVVGHTPVARAISAHAGLMGDRVWRVLDDDEVADEPDAVPLGTLTARLSALPAAQRARVRSVVASQGHYDETAIEALLRAQPNPVGLLASPKRAANVRETLAMLSSFGEADLGRIRAPVGLNVGARTPHEVALSVLAELVQLDRQASGPTRSVSEQLPAVPAAPTAEPSPAPPTLLAQVMDLPALTVLNAAPTAPAEAGSAVDPVCGMTVTLPARHTAELDGQTYAFCCPHCKARFLKDPARYLTA